The stretch of DNA GTAGCTCAACCGCTCGACGACTTCCGCGAAGGCAACGTTCCGTCTCACGTCGGTAATCTCGATCTTGACTCGCTCGGTCTCGTCAGTGTCGGGGACGATCACGACGAAGCCACGTTCGACCCGGGCGATACCGTCGCCCTGTTCGCCGATGTCCTCGATCTCGACGTCCCGAACCTCGCCCTCCTCGACCGGTGGTTCCGGCGCGTCGCGTTCCTGCTGTGAGTCCGTTTTACCCTGCTCGACGGGTCCTGGCCCGCTCCGAGCCGGTGAAGACACGAGCGCGACACGATACGTGTCCCCCTCCCGTAGATCGCCTACATGCAGTTCGCGTTCGGGAACGTCGATCACATACGAGCCGTCCCGTTCCTCGATGGAAGCCGAGAACAGGCATTCGAGTTCTTCAGAGATCTCCATTAGTTGGCCTCCCGGCTGAATAGCGGGGCCGACCACTTGATTCTGCGGTCGCGCCGTCACCCCGGATGCACTCGGGACTCGCGACGTCGTCACGGCCCGGACGTGCCACCCAAATGTCGGTCGTCCCGTTGTCCCGCTCGTATTCGACCAGGGTGTGTGCGGTGGAACTGTCGGCATCACACTCGGGACTCGCCCGTCGTCCGGAGTCCTGCAGGTCGTCGGGGGAGGGGAGGAAGCGTGTGACAGGTCCCTTCCAGCCGTCCGTAGGACGACGCTCCGGTGTGGCCGTCGATCGATTCGGCGAGTTTGCCGACGGAGCCGTGTTCGTCACACCCGCCGTTTCCCGATCCGATGGCTCGAGTCAGCCCGCGGACACGCCGGACTCGCACGCTGTATCCGGCACGACGGCCGAAAGATATCGGCTACGGGGGGCCCCTGTATCACCGCCACCGGACGTAGCCTGGCCGCCTTCACCCCTCGGCCAGTTATATCTTCGAGGCTGTTCCCGAGGGATGAGAGTTGTCGATCGATTGAACAAGTCGCCCGTTCTACACGACGACATGGGAGAACTCGAAACGGAAGCGCAGAAGACGCGGGGTGAAGTTGCCACGTATCTCCGGGGACTGGCCGATCAACTCGACGAAGGTGGCGCCGTGACGCTCGAACTCGGGAACCGACGCGTCGAGCTTGATCCCGTCGATCCGGTCACGTTCAAACTCGAGGGCGAGTCGGACTGGACCGAGGGCGACACCGAAGCCAAACAGAGCATCGAATTCGAGTTGGTGTGGCGGCAGGACGCACGGACCGCCGAGGAGGGATCACTGAACGTCGAACGGACGGAGCCCGAGTAGCCCGGTGACGATTTTGGGGGAGTTGGCACCACTACACTGTCGTGATCGAACCCCGGGTGAGGACAGCCGGAGACGTACGACTACACACTCGTTCCGACCGACGGTCGAACGCGGAACCCCCCACGAGGAGAGTCGACCCCATCGGCCGGGACCACGACGCCGGTGCCGACGGTAGCCCCGGCCACGTCCGTGGCACCGACAGCCCGGTCGTCGGGCGCGGGGAGTCGAGCGAGCGCTTCCGGGCCGTCCTCACGGTCGGTCGCCGAACTCGACTGAGCCCGGCGGTCGGCGTCTTTTTGTCGCAGCCCGGACGAAACGAGGGTATGCCAGCAGCGCCGGAGCCGGGGACCGCCGATCCACTCGCCCTTCGAGGCGTCGTGCCACCGACCGTGACGGCCTTCGACGCGGACGGGGCCGTCGACCACGAGGCGACCGCCGCCCACGCGCAGTTCGTCGTCGACGGCGGGGCAAACGGCGTCTTCCCACTCGGAACGAACGGGGAGTTCCCGCTGTTGACCGGCGCGGAGCGTCGGAAGGTCGTCGAGACGGTGACCGACGCCGTCGACGCCCCGGTCATCGCGGGCGTGGGAGCGCCGAGTACGCGGGAGACGGTCGACAACGCCACCCACGCTGCCTCGACCGGCGCGGACGGCGTCGTCGTCGTCACGCCGTACTACTACCCGTTGGATGCCGAGGCCGCGGTCCGTCACTACCGGGCGGTCGCCGAGGCGGTCGACGTTCCGGTGTACGTCTACCACATCCCGAGCAAGACGGGCAACGAGCTGTCGCTGTCGACGCTCGACCGCCTCGCCGCCATCGAGGGCGTCGTCGGCGTAAAGGACTCGTCGAAGGACGTCCCGTGGCTCGCACAGGCCATCGATGCCCACCCCGAACTGACCTTCCTCGCGGGATCCGACTCGCTGTTGTTCCCGGGTCTAGAAATCGGGTGTTCGGGGGTGGTTAGCGCCGTCGCCAACGTCTTCCCCGAACTCGTCGTCGACCTGTACGACGCCTACGACGCCGGCGACGAAGCCGAGGCGAGGCGCCTCCAGTCGACGGTGTTCGAGGTACGGTCGGCGCTGAAACGTGGGCCGTACATGGCGGGGGTGAAGACCGCGCTGTCGCTGCGTGACCTGAACTTCGACGCCGGCGGGCTTCGGGCGCCGCTTCGGACGATGGACGACGAGGGGCGGGCGGCGCTCCGGACCGACCTGCAAGGTCTCGGTCTCCTGTGACGCCTCGGAGATACCGCCGGACGGAACGGAACCACCGGTATTAACCTCCGTAGGGCACTCGAAGCGAGCATGTCGGAACTCGTCACTTTCGGGGAAACGATGTTGCGTCTCACGCCGCCGCGAGGCCACCGGCTCTCGCGGGTCGACCGACTCGACGTCCACGTCGGCGGCGCCGAGAGCAACGTCGCGGTGGGCGCCGCCAACCTCGGCGTCGACGCGGCGTGGCTGTCGGTGCTGCCTGACTCCGAACTCGGTGAACGGATCGCGTACGCCCTCCGCGGCGAAGGCGTCGAACCGCTCGTCACGTGGACGGACGACGGCCGCGTCGGCACCTACTACTTCGAGCGCGGCGGGATGCCGCGTGGGCGCGACGTCGTCTACGACCGCGAAGGGGCCCCGATCCGGGCGGCGAGGCCCGAGCAGGTGGCCGTAGACCGGGTCCGCGATGCCGACGTGTTCTTCACCACCGGAATCACGCCGGCGCTGTCCGACCGCCTGGTCGAGACGACCGGGTCCCTGCTCCGGACGGCCAGCGACGCCGGCGCACGGACGGCGTTCGACGTGAACTACCGGGAGAAACTGTGGACGCCCGCCGAGGCCCGGGAGACGCTCGCGGACCTGTTCCCGGCAGTCGACGTCCTGTTCGCCGCCGAACGCGACGCCCGCACGGTACTCGGGTTCGACGGCGACGCCGAGGCGATGGCCAGCGGTCTCGCCGCCGAATTCGACTTCGAGACGGTCGTCATCACGCGCGGCGAGAAGGGCGCACTGGCCCGACACGGCGGGACGACGACCGAGCAGGGGACGTTCCCGGCCGACACCGTCGATCCGCTCGGGTCCGGCGACGCCTTCGCCAGCGGCTTTCTCGCCGAGCGCCTGGACGGGGCGTCGATCGACGAGGCGCTGGCCTACGGCGCTGCGACGGCCGCGCTGAAACGGACCATCGAGGGCGACATGGCCCGCGTCTCGGCCGACGAGGTGCGGGCCATCGTGGAGGACGGCGGCGGCGTGGATATCGAACGGTGATAGACGTCCACAGCCTACACACTTTTGCCCGACGACGCTAGAGACTGTAGCAATGAATCACGTAAGGGGGACACTGCTCAGCATCGACGTGAGCGAGCGGGAGACAACCACGGAGGGAGTGGCGGACGAACGGGCGTCGTTCGTCGGCGGCCGCGGCCTCTGTACGAAGCTCGCTCACGACCGCATTCCGTTCGACGCCGACCCGTTCGGCCCGGAGAATCGCATCTACTTCTCGACGGGGCCGCTCCAGCAGTCGGAGATGTCGTTCACCGGCCGGATGAGCTGTACGGGACTCTCGCCGCTGACCGACGGGCTGCTCTCGACGAACGCCGGCGGCTACCTCTCCCGAAACTTCGTCGGGACGGGCCACTCGGCGGTCGAAATCGTCGGCGAAGCCGACGAGTTGCTGGTCGTTCACGTCACCGACGAGGGCGTCGAGTTCGTCGAGGCGCCGGAACTGTCGGGGGCGACGGTGCCCGAAGTGACCGGGTACGTGAACCGCGAGCGCGATTTGGACGCCGAGCACGTCCTTTGCATCGGCCCCGCAGGCGAGAATCTCGTCCGCTTCGCCTGCGTGATGACCTACGAGAGTCGGGCCTTCGGTCGGGGTGGAATGGGGGCCGTCCTCGGCTCGAAAAACGTGAAGGCCGTCACGTTCGAGGGCGACGCCGCCCCGGAGGTTGACCTCCCCGAAGGCGTCCAGCGGGAGGTGCACAGCGCCGCCGCCACCTCCGACGACCTGATGCGTCGGCAGGGGACCACCGGCGGGACGGAGATGATCAACGACAACTTCTCGCTGCCGACCCGCTATTTCGAGAAGTACCATTTCGAGGACGCGGATAAGATCGGCGGCAACGCCGTCGAGGAAAAGAAGTACAAGAAGGGGTCGTGTTCGATGTGCGCGTTCGCCTGCAAACTCCCGACGCGCGACGAGGAGACGGGTCTGGAGACGGAGGGACCCGAGTTCGAGACGGTGTTTTCCTTCGGGAGCAACTGCGAAGTCGGCGACATCGTCGACGTGATGAAGTCGAACGAGCTCTGTGATATCTACGGCATGGATACCATCTCTTGTGGCAACGCCGTCGCCGCCTATCTGGCCGCCGAGGACGAGTTCGGCAACGCCGATCTGGTCCACGAGACGGTGGAGAAAATCGCGACTCGCGAGGGGATCGGCGACCTCCTCGCCGAGGGCGTCTCCCGCGCTGCCGCCGATCTGGGCGTCCGGAACTACACGGTCAAGAACATGGAGTTCGCGGCCCACGACGGGCGCGTCCTCCACGGCCAAGGGCTCAGTTACGCCGTCGCGAACCGCGGCGGCGACCACATGTACTCCACGACGCTCCGCGTGGAGTACAACGGTGAGGTCGACCCCGAGACGCTGGAGGGGAAGCCGGAGATCGTGGTGCGCCGCGAGAACCACGCCGCGTTCCGGGACTCCGGCATCGTCTGTGCGTTCGCCGGCGGAACGGGTCACGTGACCGAAGAGACCCTGGAACGGCTCTTCGAGTGTGACTACGCCGACCTCCAAGACGTCGGCGCGCGGACGGTCGAACTCGAACGCCACTTCAACAACAAGCGTGGGATGGACCGCGAGGCGGACACCCTCCCCTACGACCTCCCCGGCATCGAGGCGGCGCTCGACGAGTACTACGAGCGCCGCGGGTGGAACGCCGACGGCACCGTCGACGACGAGACGGTTCGTGAGTACGCCGTCGCGGACGACTGACGCGGCGGACACGAGGGGTGCTTTTCACCGACCGGCCCATAGCCTCGGGCATGGACGTCGACGTTCGGTGTTACGGCGAGGTTGCGGCGGCGGTGGGGGAGAGGGAGGTGTCGCTCGCACTCGACGCCGACGCGACGCTCGGTGACGTGGTGGCGAAGTTGGGCGTCGGGGAGCGGGCGTTCTCCGGCGGACTCGTCGTGATGGTGAACGGCCGCCACGCCGGCGCCGAAGACGGACTCGAGGACGGCGATACCGTCGCGTTGTCGCAGGCGCCGATGCGCGAGTGAGGTGGGCGCGCCGCTCGGGACACCGTTAAGAACCTTGGCTGGCGAGGGACCCGTATGGCCGCTCAGCGAGGGAACGACGCCCGTCTAGATAACCGGGAGCGTACCGACTGGACGATCCGTGACGAGGACGCCCGCGAGTACGTTCGGGGCGCCGTCGACGCGACGGTAGGACTCGTCGAATCGACGTACGGCCCGGCCGGGATGGAGAAACTCGTGGCGACGGCGGACCTGCAGAACCGGGACGAGATGCGCCGCATCGACGACGCGGGACGACTCTTCGACGCCATCGACAACGGCGGCGGCTTCGGCCACCCGGTCGCGGCGCTGTTCGTCGACGGCGTCGCGGGGATGCGGAGCCGGGTCCACGACGGGACGACGGCGGCGGTCCTCCTGACGGGTGCCCTCATGGAGGAGGGGTTCGACCTCGTCGAGCAGGGACTCGCCCCCAGCAGCGTCCTCGTGGGGTACGGCATCGCTCGGGCGCGCGCCGGCGACATCCTCGACGAACTCGCCCGGCCCGTCGACGCGACCGACGAGGCGACGCTCGCGAACGTCGCAGCGACGACGATGACGACCGCCCTCGACCCCACGGTTCGGGAGGATCTGTCGGCACGCGTCGCGTCGACGGTCGGCCGCTTGGCCGACGCGGGCGACGGCGGCTGGCCGAACACCGATCACGCGAAGGTGCTCACGGCGCCGGGCGTCGACACGACGACCTGCGACGGGCTCGTGTTGTCCCGACCCGCCGACGCCGGCCCGAACGGCGCGGGCGTCACGACATCGCTCACGGACGCGACGGTCGCGATTCTGGACCGGGAGATCGACTTCGAGGAGACGGCGAGCGTGCTCGGCGGCGGCGAGGGCATCCGGCTCACCTCGGCCGCGGCGGCGGAGCGCTACCGGACCGAACTCGACGCGCGCAGGCGCGACGCGGCCGAGCGCTTGGTCGAACGTGGCGTCGACGTCCTCGTCTCGCTGGAGAAACTCGACGAAGGGGTCGTCGACGCGTTCGAGCGGGCGGGGCTGGCGGTCGTCGACAAGGCCACCTACCCCAAGGAGGACGTCTACCGGCTCGCAACGGCAACCGGCGGGACGGTCGTCTCGAAGCTCGGAGACCTCACCGCGGGCCGATTGGGGCGGGCCGGGCGCGTCGAGCGACGCGAGGTCGGCGACGAGGTTTGGACCGTCTTCGAGGGCTGTCCCGGGCCGGTGTTCACCATCGTCTCGGGCGGGGAGACCGCCGAGGAGGCGCGGCGACGGGAGGGCGCGATAGCGGACGCCCTCGAAACGGCCGCCACCGCCGCCATCGACGAGCAGGTGGTGCCGGGCGCTGGCGCGCCGGCCGCCGCGGTCGCGGCCGGTATCCGAGCGGGGGAGACGACCGTCACCGGTCGCGAGCAACTCGCCGCCGCCGCGTTCGCCGACGCCGTCGAACGGCTTCCGGTCGTCCTCGCGCGCAACGCCGGACACGATCCGCTCGCCGCGGTGACGGACCTGCGGACGGCCCACGCCGCGGAGGGCCGGTCGTCGGTCGGGGTGAGCGTCGACACCGGCGATCCGATCGACGCGTGGGCGGCCGGGGTCGTCGAGCCGCGTCGGGTGTTCTCACAGGCCATCGAGACGGCGGGCGCGATCGTCGAGCAACTGCTCACGATCGACTCGGTCCTCTACCCCAACGTCGAACTGTACGGCTACACGCCGCGGCCGGAGCGTGAGTGAGTCGAACGGATTATTGTAACTGTGTGCCGGTGGGTCGCCGGACCGACCCGGCGACCGACCGGTACCGGGGTGCGGGAAACGGTATCAGGCCGGCCCGGGGTCGGGCGCGTCGGCCGTCGGCTCGGTCTCCTCCTCGTCGCCGAGGTCCGTGGCGTCGAGTCGTTGATCGATGCGGATCAACTGAACCGCCAGATCGGTCGCCGTCGTCAACACGTTCCGTTTCAGCGACACCGGTTCGACGATTGGCAGGTCGCCGAGGACGTCCGTCGTCGTCCCGGCGAGGGCATCGATTCCGACGGAATCCCGGCCTTCGGAGCGGGCGACGCGCAACTGGACGGCCGCCCGCCCGGCGTCCAGGCCGGCCGTGGCCGCCAGCGCCCGGGGGACGGCCATCAGCGCCGCGCCGAACGCGTCGGCGGCGAGTTGCTCGCGGCCGGGGAGCGAGCGGGCCTCCTGAGCGACGCGCCACGACGCGGTCGCCTCGGCGGCGCCGCCGCCGGGGACGACGCGTCCCTCCCCGACGGCCGCGGCGGTCGACGCGACGGCGGCCTCGACCGAGCGCTCGAACGCCCCGGCCGTCCGGGGGTCCGGGGCGCGACAGAACAGCGTCCGGACCGAGTCCCCGGCGTCGGACGTGACGAACGTCATGTCGCGGCCGGCCTTCCGATTGACGTCGACGCTGCCGCGGCCGAGCGTCTCCGCGGTGACCTGTGCGAGCGTCGGCACGACCGTCGCGTCGGTCGCCCGGGCGAGCCGCCGGAGTTCGTCGGCGTCGACCCGGTTGATGCCGACGATGCCCGCCGCGGCGAGTTCCGACTGGACGCGCTCGTTGATCGCCCGTTCGGTGATCACGACGCCACAGCCGGCGTCGACCGCCGCCCGGAGTTGTTCGGTGAACGTCCCGGACTCGTGTTCGGCTAGCGCCTCGCGGTCGGCGAAGGAGTCGGCCTCGAACTCGACGCGGCGGGAGACGCGTCCGAGTTGACTCCCGGCGTGGGGCATGTCGACCGTCGAGGACAGCAGGGCGATGCCCGTTTCGGACCGCGAGCGGGCCATGGATTCGAGAACCGGCCCACGTTCGAGGACGACGCCGGAGACGAGGTTGGTCTCGGCGGCGGCACCGCCGGTTCGTGAGACGACACGGATGCGCTCGCTCGCGTCGTCGCCCGCGTCGGCGACGGCCGCCGCGACCTGCGTCGAGACGGAGCGCCGGACCTGCGGGTTCCGGGTGCCGGTGAGAGCGGTCCTGGCCACGTCGGCCGGATCGACCGACGAGAGCGGGCGCGCCGTGTGATCGACGGCGTCGAGGGCGATGGCGAGCCCGTCACGGTACCCCCGTTCGATGGCCGTCGGGTGGAGGCCGCGTTCGGCGAGGCGGTCCGCGCGCCGGAGCAAGGCCCCGGCCAGCGTGACGACCGAGCCCGTCCCGTCCCCGTACTGCTCGTCGAAGCCGGCGGCGGCCGAGTCGAGAAGCGTCACGGCCGGATCGTCCACGTCCAGTCGGTCGAGGAGCTCCGTCGACGAGGCGGTCGCCGTCACGGTGCCGTCCGCTTGAATCAGGAGCTTGTTTGCCCCGAACGGCCCGAGAGCGGTTTCGACGACGTCACAGACGGTGCGGACGCCGCCAACCAGCTCTTTGTTGACCATAGTCCCTATCGGACCCCCGGGGAGCAATAATGTGTCGCGTCGGCCGACGAACCAACTTCCGTGCGAAAAAATAACAGGGTTAATTATTTATGCTATAAATTAACAAGAATACTCGCATGTCGAGACGAAACTCCGACGACGGCTCCGGGACACATCCGGATGCGGATGAAGAAGAGACAACCCGTCGTGACTTCGTGAAAGTCACTGCCGGTGCAGCGGGTGCCGGTGCGATGGGCGCACTCGCCGGCTGTGGCGGGAGTGGCGGTGGCGGTGGTGGCGACGGCGGCGACGGTGGCGATGGTGGCGGTGGTGGCGACGGCGGCGACGGCGACGGTGGCGGCGGCGACGGCGGCGGCAGCGAGACCGTCACCGTCGACTTCCTCTCCGCGAACGCCGTGGAGAACGGCGACATCCAGAGTCACTACCAGTCGTCGATGGAGGATTTCGCCTCGAAAAACGGCAGCTACCAAGTCAACCTCCAGACGGCGTCCTACGGGGACATCCAGCAGTCCCTGTCCTCGCGCGTCCAGACCGGCAACCCGCCCGCGCTAGCGGAGTCCGGTGGGCTCGGCCTCCAGTTCTTCCGCAACGACCAGTTGGCCGACCACGCCTCGTTCATGGAGGGGACCGACACCCTCCCCGACGACCTCACGGCCGCGGGCCAGCAGGTCGCCGGGTTCCGGGGCGACTACTGGTCGATGGGTGCCGTGCGTAACACCAACAGTAATCTCGGCATCCGGCCCAAGACGTTCTCGCAGGCCGGCATCGAGAACCCGATGGAAGATCTGGCGACGTGGAGCCAGTTCTACGAAGCCCTCCAGACCATCGACGAGGAACAGGACATCATCGCCTACGAGGAGACCGGGGTTCCGGGCGACCTCGAGTCGTACTGGGGCTACGCCCGGACGGCGTACACCGACGGGACGGACCCCTGGCTCCGCGGCGATGGGACCGATCCGACCGTCGTCATCGGGAACGAGGAGATGGAGGAAGACCGGCAGAAGACCGACGGCATGATCAAGGCGTGTGTCAACCTCGCCAACGAGTTCAGCAGTGCCGAGGCTGCCTCGCGCGGCGACGAGGACATCCCCGCCCTGATGCTCAGCGGCCGGGTCGCCTCCTTCAACTACGCGCTCGCGACGGCGAACCGCTGGTACTCCGTCGACGAGAACGCGCAGATCGGCTGGAACGACGGCGAAGGCGACTTCATGCTGCTCCCCCACCCGCGGCTGGACGAGGACTTCGGCGATGCCATCGGCATCGACGACCTCAGCGGCCACTCGGGCGACCACGGTGGTCACGTCTGGGGGCTCGAGCAGTGTCACACCATCTTCAGCGAGGTGAGCAGTCAACAGCAGGAGGGCGCCTTCGCGCTCGGTCGCTATCTGCTCGAGGATAACGACTTCGTCCTCCCCGCGTGGGGCGAGTTCTACGAGGCCATCCCGGGTCTCGCGCCCAAACTCGACGCGCTGCGCAGCGAGTACGACCTGCCGCAGAACTTCGAGCAGTCGCTCGCCAACCAAGTCGAACACGGCAGCCAGTACAGCAACACGGGTGGCCCGTGGGACGTCTGGCCGACCGACCCGATCCGCTGGACGGACATCAACGAGACGATCAGCCAGGGGATCGCCGGTCAGCACAGCGCCGAGGAGACGCCCTCCATCGTGCGTGACCGGGTGCTGACGCGACTCGAAGAGGAGAACGAGTGATCGCGCGCTCCCCCACCGCGGGGTAGTCACGACGCTCCCTTTCGACGGGGGGAGAGCGCCGTTGGAATTGGACAGAAAAGTTTATTATCGTAATATTGATCAGTGATACCATGGCACAGAAACAGGGGCGATCCCGAGACGAAATCCGTGAGCAGTACGGGCTCGACGAGCGGACGCTCACGGATCGACTCCGAGAGAACTGGACGGGATACGTCTTCATCGTACCGACCTTCGTCGCGTTCACGGCGCTATTTTATTATCCGATGGTCCGTGGAGTTACGATGACACTGACCGACACGCGCCTGGGCGAGCCGGGGCAGTTCGTCGGACTGGCGAACTACCAGTGGCTCGTAACGAACGACCTGTTCGTCTACGCTTTCGGCTGGTCGATAGCGTTCGTCGCCGGTACGACGTTCCTCCAGTTGGCCCTTGGACTGGTTGCCGCACTGCTGTTGAACGAACTCGGCGACGCGGCCAAGGACTGGATCGGCGCCGTGATCATGTCGCCGTACTTCGCCGCACCGCTGGCCGGCGGTGTGATCTGGATGTGGTTCCTCGACAGCAGTTTCGGCTTCGTGACCAAGGCCTTCGGCGTGTTCGGCGCCGAGGCGCCGGCGTTTCTCGCGACCGGGATCTGGCCGTTCGTTTCGCTGATCGTCGCTCAGACGTGGCACGACTACGCCTACTCGGCGATCATCTACGCGGCGGCCATCGCGAGCATCCCGAAAGAGCAGTACGAGGCGGCCGCCCAGTCCGGAGCCAATCGCCTCCAGCGATTCCGTGACGTGACCCTCCCACGGCTGCTGATTCCGACCATCGTCATTCTCTCGCTGCGGACGGCCTGGAACATCGCCGAGTTCTCCCAGCCCTTCGCGCTCACCGGCGGTGGCCCGGGGACCAAGACGATGCTCCTCAGCATCCTCACCTACCGCGTCGCGTTCGTGAACAACAACTTCGCCCGCGCGTACACCATCGGGATGGCGATGGTCCTCCTGTCGATGACCGCCGCGGTCATCTACGTGAAGGCGATCAGCGAAGAGGAGAACCTCTACGTCTAACGATGCTCAACGACAATAGACGCAGCCGCGTGCTGCTGTACGCCGGCATCACCGCGTTCGCCCTGTTCGCAATCGTCCCGTACTACTGGGTGATTCGAACGTCGTTCCTGACGAACATCGCCGCGATCAGCCCGGATACGGGCTTCATCCCGGCGCTCTCGCAGTTCACGCTCGAATCGTACACCCAGATCTGGGACCGCTTCGCCTTCGTCACCTTCTTCCGGAACAGCATTATCGTCTCCGTGACGGCGACGATCATCTCGCTGTTCTTCGCGATTCCGGGGGCTTACGCCTTCGCACGGCTTGACTTCCCCGGTCGGAAGGTGCTGTTCTACACCGCCGTGTTCACCATCATGTTCCCGTGGATCGTGCTGACGATCCCCGTCTACGAGGTGTTTTACTTCCTCAACTTGGTGAACACCCTGCCGGGTGTCATCATCGCCCTCTCGATTTTCGTCCTGCCACAGAACATCTGGCTGCTCCAGGGGTTCTTCAGACAGGGCATCCCCGAGAACATCGAGGAGGCCGCGCTCATCGACGGGCACAACGAACTCACCGCCTTCCTCAGGATCGTGTTGCCCCTGAGCCTGCCAGCGGTGGCGGC from Haloplanus salinus encodes:
- a CDS encoding carbohydrate ABC transporter permease codes for the protein MLNDNRRSRVLLYAGITAFALFAIVPYYWVIRTSFLTNIAAISPDTGFIPALSQFTLESYTQIWDRFAFVTFFRNSIIVSVTATIISLFFAIPGAYAFARLDFPGRKVLFYTAVFTIMFPWIVLTIPVYEVFYFLNLVNTLPGVIIALSIFVLPQNIWLLQGFFRQGIPENIEEAALIDGHNELTAFLRIVLPLSLPAVAAAALFAFLTAWNNFLWVFVLTTDESVRTATVAIYYILGSDVLREWNVLMASLVLLVAPPVIFYGLSRRYVGEGLGGTPK
- a CDS encoding carbohydrate ABC transporter permease, which translates into the protein MAQKQGRSRDEIREQYGLDERTLTDRLRENWTGYVFIVPTFVAFTALFYYPMVRGVTMTLTDTRLGEPGQFVGLANYQWLVTNDLFVYAFGWSIAFVAGTTFLQLALGLVAALLLNELGDAAKDWIGAVIMSPYFAAPLAGGVIWMWFLDSSFGFVTKAFGVFGAEAPAFLATGIWPFVSLIVAQTWHDYAYSAIIYAAAIASIPKEQYEAAAQSGANRLQRFRDVTLPRLLIPTIVILSLRTAWNIAEFSQPFALTGGGPGTKTMLLSILTYRVAFVNNNFARAYTIGMAMVLLSMTAAVIYVKAISEEENLYV